A stretch of Sulfurimonas xiamenensis DNA encodes these proteins:
- the recQ gene encoding DNA helicase RecQ, with product MKYRALKNHFGHNSFRELQEEGVDAILNSQDLLMILPTGGGKSLVYQLPTILKDGISIVISPLIALMQDQIAALKAQYISAEMISSAQSRNEVDEIIQKAYRGELKFLYLSPERLNNPSTITMLKGLNINFFVVDEAHCISQWGHEFRDDYRALGNLKSNFPNTSICAFTATSTSHVTEDILRELRLENPLYLKGKIFRKNIFISAQRRIENGYEQLKAFLHRHKDESGIIYVSSRKKAEELSIHLNKNGYKSLPYHAGLSANTREQNFKIFVNDKVEIMVATIAFGMGIDKSDIGFVVHMSLPKSLENYYQEIGRAGRDGEDCEVFLLFNAGDIAQHKRFLGDIQNSEYKEHLNQKIDTIYKYATSEICFHKQLAEYFDDTLDECINRCDNCLNSTQKRKNITKEAQMILSAIYKSEQNFGKNYIIDILRGSKEQKLLANKADKLSVYGIGTNLSKKEWYIILERLLELKILTVGEFSTLKLTSEAVDILKGKKELFIRSSRLVISTKEKKIKREDTIDFDEKLFEKLKEKRSELASEHKVPAYIIFSDKVLKHLAADKPYNKSSMLDVNGIGEKKFEQFGETFLEIINS from the coding sequence ATGAAATACAGGGCGCTTAAAAACCATTTTGGGCACAACAGCTTTAGAGAGCTTCAAGAAGAGGGAGTCGATGCTATTTTAAACTCTCAAGATCTGTTGATGATTCTTCCCACAGGCGGCGGAAAATCTTTGGTTTACCAGCTTCCGACAATCTTAAAAGATGGGATCAGCATCGTTATCTCTCCTCTTATCGCATTAATGCAGGATCAAATAGCTGCTTTAAAAGCCCAATATATAAGTGCTGAAATGATAAGCTCGGCACAAAGCCGAAACGAGGTAGATGAAATTATCCAAAAAGCATACAGAGGCGAGTTAAAGTTTTTATATCTTTCTCCTGAGAGATTAAACAATCCCTCAACCATTACCATGCTCAAAGGCTTAAATATAAACTTCTTCGTAGTTGATGAAGCGCACTGTATCTCCCAGTGGGGGCATGAATTTCGTGATGACTACAGAGCGCTGGGAAATCTAAAATCTAATTTTCCAAACACATCAATATGTGCATTTACGGCAACTTCGACAAGCCATGTAACAGAAGATATACTAAGAGAGCTAAGACTTGAAAATCCACTCTATCTAAAGGGTAAGATCTTTCGCAAAAATATCTTTATCTCAGCCCAGAGAAGAATAGAAAACGGCTATGAGCAGCTCAAAGCTTTTTTACACCGTCACAAAGATGAGAGCGGAATTATATATGTGAGTTCAAGAAAAAAAGCCGAAGAGCTAAGTATACATCTAAACAAAAACGGCTATAAATCTCTTCCTTACCATGCGGGACTCTCTGCAAATACAAGAGAACAAAATTTTAAAATATTTGTAAATGATAAAGTAGAGATTATGGTTGCTACCATAGCTTTTGGAATGGGAATAGATAAAAGCGATATTGGTTTTGTAGTTCATATGTCACTTCCAAAATCACTTGAAAACTACTACCAGGAAATTGGCAGAGCGGGGAGAGACGGAGAAGATTGTGAAGTTTTTCTGCTATTTAACGCGGGAGATATTGCCCAGCACAAAAGGTTTTTAGGCGATATACAAAATAGTGAGTACAAAGAACATCTAAACCAGAAGATAGATACTATCTATAAATATGCCACAAGCGAAATCTGTTTTCATAAGCAGCTGGCTGAGTATTTTGATGACACTCTTGATGAGTGCATTAACAGATGCGACAACTGTCTAAACAGTACTCAAAAGAGAAAAAATATCACTAAAGAGGCACAAATGATTCTTAGTGCCATTTACAAATCAGAGCAAAATTTTGGGAAAAACTATATCATCGACATACTAAGAGGTTCAAAAGAGCAAAAACTTTTGGCAAACAAAGCAGATAAGCTCTCGGTTTACGGTATTGGAACAAATTTAAGCAAAAAAGAGTGGTATATTATATTGGAGAGGCTTTTAGAATTAAAGATTTTAACAGTAGGCGAATTTAGTACTCTAAAACTAACCAGTGAAGCAGTAGACATTTTAAAAGGTAAAAAAGAGCTATTTATACGATCTTCAAGGCTTGTTATAAGCACTAAAGAAAAAAAGATTAAAAGAGAAGATACAATAGATTTTGATGAAAAACTTTTCGAAAAATTAAAAGAGAAGAGAAGTGAATTGGCAAGCGAACACAAAGTTCCCGCCTACATCATCTTTTCAGATAAGGTTCTTAAACATTTAGCAGCTGACAAACCTTATAATAAATCAAGCATGTTAGATGTAAACGGTATCGGTGAAAAAAAATTTGAGCAGTTTGGAGAAACCTTTTTAGAGATTATTAACTCTTAA
- the ribE gene encoding riboflavin synthase, giving the protein MFTGLIREIAHVKSLVGSTLSVRAKHKAKIGDSIAINGACLTVVKVEHDGFSVELSPESQKLLAMENYKNEVHIEPAMMMGDRFEGHIVQGHVDAIGEIKEIKNSGNSFDVFIKIDKKFIPYIIPKGSITIDGVSLTVNDVFDESFRLTIIPHTMKETLFKNYKKGSHVNIETDMFARYVAHIVSHKKNNLTWDEVDSIAALY; this is encoded by the coding sequence TTGTTCACAGGATTGATACGAGAAATAGCACATGTAAAGAGTCTAGTCGGCAGTACGCTTAGCGTTCGCGCAAAGCATAAAGCAAAGATCGGCGACTCTATAGCCATAAATGGTGCATGTCTTACTGTTGTAAAGGTAGAGCATGATGGTTTTAGTGTTGAACTCTCACCTGAGAGCCAAAAACTTTTGGCGATGGAAAACTACAAAAACGAGGTTCATATAGAGCCTGCCATGATGATGGGTGATAGATTTGAGGGGCATATTGTTCAGGGACATGTAGACGCAATAGGCGAGATAAAAGAGATAAAAAACAGCGGTAATTCCTTTGATGTTTTTATAAAGATTGATAAAAAATTTATACCCTATATTATTCCAAAAGGCTCTATAACTATCGACGGTGTCAGCTTGACTGTAAATGATGTTTTTGATGAGAGCTTTAGACTTACGATTATTCCGCACACCATGAAAGAGACTCTCTTTAAAAATTACAAAAAAGGCTCGCATGTAAATATAGAGACGGATATGTTTGCCAGATATGTTGCGCATATCGTCTCTCATAAAAAAAACAATCTTACATGGGATGAAGTTGACTCCATAGCGGCCTTATACTAG
- a CDS encoding tetratricopeptide repeat protein, whose protein sequence is MIKKAHRLYNEQDFKTAFKLYTELANEGDVDAMTSLGYMYQNAQGCEKDDAKALQLYKKAAENKQPYALFNLALLYMNGLGGVAHDQFKAHELYMEAAVREVPQAMYEVALMLERGLGCLQNYSEAAFWYEEGAKRGHIESFNNLGVLYKDGHGVEMNETRSFICFKKAAEGGLAEGLYNLGMLYDQGFGCEQNHEIALDYCRQAAYKGHIKAKEIITTLQEKEKIVF, encoded by the coding sequence ATGATAAAAAAAGCACATAGATTGTATAATGAACAAGATTTTAAAACCGCATTTAAACTCTATACGGAATTGGCAAATGAGGGTGATGTTGATGCAATGACCTCTTTGGGTTACATGTATCAAAATGCACAGGGGTGTGAAAAAGATGATGCAAAAGCACTGCAGCTCTATAAAAAAGCAGCTGAGAACAAACAGCCTTATGCACTTTTTAATTTGGCACTTTTATATATGAACGGTCTTGGCGGCGTTGCGCATGACCAATTTAAAGCGCATGAACTCTATATGGAGGCAGCCGTTAGAGAAGTTCCTCAAGCAATGTATGAAGTTGCACTTATGCTTGAGCGCGGGCTTGGATGTTTACAAAACTACTCAGAAGCAGCTTTTTGGTATGAAGAGGGTGCAAAGCGCGGACATATCGAATCCTTTAACAATCTCGGCGTTTTATACAAAGACGGGCATGGCGTTGAGATGAATGAGACGAGAAGCTTTATCTGCTTTAAAAAAGCGGCTGAGGGCGGTTTGGCTGAGGGGCTATACAATCTTGGTATGCTTTATGATCAAGGATTTGGATGCGAACAAAATCATGAAATAGCACTTGATTACTGCCGTCAAGCTGCCTATAAAGGGCATATTAAAGCAAAAGAGATTATAACAACTCTTCAAGAAAAAGAGAAAATTGTTTTTTGA
- the mnmG gene encoding tRNA uridine-5-carboxymethylaminomethyl(34) synthesis enzyme MnmG encodes MNYDVIVVGGGHAGIEAALACARMGSKTLLISMLAENVGATSCNPAIGGLAKGHLVREIDALGGEMALITDEAGIQFRILNQTKGPAVRGSRAQIDMDRYRVIARNKILTTSNLDLVQEMAEELIVENETVCGVKTNLLNEYTAKKVIVTSGTFLRGIIHVGEIKQEGGRFGEQSSVSLSHSLKACGLEMGRLKTGTCARVDASSIDFSVMEKQDGDENPSPFSFRTNRDEFRKTKKQIPCYIAYTNEDTHNIIESNFYRAPLFTGQIEGTGPRYCPSIEDKINRFRDKERHHLFIEPQTMENTECYINGMSTSLPPEVQQQMIHSVHGMENAKIVRYGYAIEYDFVDPRELKHSLETKKIKGLYLAGQINGTTGYEEAAAQGLMAGINATLSLQDKEPLILRRDEAYIGVLIDDLVTKGTKEPYRMFTSRAEYRLLLREESADTRLSRYGHALGLIDDKIYARVKVKEEQIQEGLRLLNETVFTPNKEFIKFLESMGEEKIKDSITAQQLVARKSFDVAKMVKIVPELDKYDPYIKEEIFVEGKYSRYVEKQSQEIEKMKKYLKVEIPQDFDFKSISGLSREIVEKLESFNPPTLQAASQISGITPAAIEILHIFIKIEQKKINYKEIL; translated from the coding sequence ATGAATTATGATGTAATAGTAGTCGGTGGAGGACATGCCGGAATTGAAGCTGCACTCGCATGTGCAAGAATGGGCAGTAAAACTCTGCTTATCTCCATGCTTGCCGAGAATGTTGGTGCAACAAGTTGTAATCCGGCAATAGGAGGTTTGGCAAAAGGGCACTTGGTTCGTGAAATAGATGCTCTCGGCGGTGAAATGGCTCTTATTACAGATGAAGCAGGGATACAGTTTCGCATACTAAACCAGACAAAGGGTCCTGCTGTTCGCGGAAGTCGTGCGCAGATTGATATGGACAGATACCGCGTTATTGCCAGAAATAAAATTTTAACTACTTCAAATCTTGACTTAGTTCAAGAGATGGCAGAAGAGCTTATCGTTGAAAACGAAACTGTATGCGGTGTTAAAACAAACCTGTTAAATGAGTATACTGCCAAAAAAGTTATAGTTACTAGCGGAACTTTTTTGCGAGGCATTATACATGTAGGAGAGATAAAGCAAGAGGGAGGACGATTTGGCGAGCAGAGCAGCGTCTCTCTTAGCCATTCTTTAAAAGCGTGTGGACTTGAGATGGGGAGGCTTAAAACGGGTACATGCGCAAGAGTTGACGCTTCTTCTATAGATTTTTCTGTAATGGAAAAACAAGACGGCGATGAAAATCCAAGTCCATTTAGTTTTAGAACAAATCGAGATGAGTTTAGAAAAACTAAAAAACAGATTCCATGCTATATCGCTTATACCAATGAAGATACACACAATATTATAGAGAGCAATTTTTACCGTGCACCTCTTTTTACAGGACAAATTGAGGGAACTGGACCGCGTTACTGCCCGAGTATTGAAGATAAAATCAACCGTTTTCGAGACAAAGAGAGGCATCATCTTTTTATTGAGCCACAAACCATGGAAAATACTGAATGTTATATAAACGGTATGAGTACATCTCTTCCGCCGGAAGTGCAACAGCAGATGATTCACTCTGTTCATGGAATGGAGAATGCAAAGATTGTTCGTTATGGATATGCAATTGAGTATGATTTTGTAGATCCTAGAGAACTTAAACATTCGCTAGAGACTAAAAAAATCAAAGGATTATATCTTGCAGGACAGATAAACGGAACTACAGGGTATGAAGAAGCAGCAGCTCAGGGGCTTATGGCAGGAATAAATGCAACGCTTAGCCTGCAAGACAAAGAGCCTTTGATTTTGCGCCGCGATGAAGCTTATATAGGTGTTTTAATAGATGATTTGGTTACAAAAGGAACAAAAGAGCCATATAGAATGTTTACTTCACGCGCAGAGTACAGACTGCTTCTGCGTGAAGAGTCCGCCGATACCAGACTTAGCCGTTATGGGCATGCTCTTGGACTCATTGATGATAAAATTTATGCTAGAGTAAAAGTAAAAGAAGAGCAGATACAAGAGGGCTTAAGGCTTTTGAATGAGACCGTTTTTACTCCAAACAAAGAGTTTATAAAATTTTTGGAATCAATGGGTGAAGAGAAGATAAAAGACAGCATAACAGCGCAGCAACTGGTTGCAAGAAAAAGCTTTGATGTTGCAAAGATGGTAAAAATAGTTCCTGAACTCGATAAGTATGACCCTTATATAAAAGAGGAGATTTTTGTTGAGGGAAAATATTCCAGATATGTAGAAAAGCAGAGCCAAGAGATAGAAAAGATGAAAAAATATCTAAAAGTTGAAATTCCGCAAGATTTTGATTTTAAATCAATCAGCGGTTTAAGCAGAGAGATAGTTGAAAAGTTAGAATCTTTTAATCCACCTACTCTTCAGGCAGCGTCACAAATCAGCGGTATAACCCCCGCTGCAATAGAGATTTTGCATATATTTATAAAAATTGAGCAAAAAAAGATAAATTATAAAGAGATATTATGA